DNA from SAR202 cluster bacterium:
AGGAAGAAGAAACTGGTCCATCGATACAGACAGTGTCATTAGATGAAGAGGAAGAGCAAACTGCTTCAAATAACAGAACTGTTTCACCCGTTGAAAATGATCAATTGATCACAGATTTATTAAAAGACGGTAAATCTTCTATTAGAGAGTTTAGATATGTTGAAGCAATTGAATTGTTTACTAAAGTGTTAGATATTAACCCAGGACTATCTCAGGGATATAATTTTAGAGGTATTGCAAGAAGAAAAATAGGTGAAATTGATTTAGCTATTGAAGACTACAACATGGCATTGCATCTCAATGAAAACTATGTTGAAGCCCTTAATAATAGAGGAGTTGCTCTAGATAAAAAGGGAGATCATGATTTAGCTATATCAGACTTCACTCAAGCAATTAATATAGATTCAAATAATGCTCATACGTATAATAATCGTGCAACAGCATACTCTAATAAGGGAGAATATAATTTGACTTTAGAAGATTGTACACGAGCAATTCAAGTAGACAATACAATGGCAGACGCCTATGTAAACAGGGGGGTTGCTAAAGTACTATTAGGGCTAAATGACGATGCGGAAACTGACTTTGAATCAGCTTCTAGTTTAGGATTTGATAGAAATATTATCGATAGTAAAGTAGCAGATCTTAAAAATAAGAATGCATAATTTGTTTTATAACATAACCCAATTACGATCTATCATCATATTTTTTATGGTTGTATTTTTTATTTCATGTGGCAATGATGATGAAACCACTACAAAAGACTTGGTTGATCAACCTATTGATGAAGCTAGAGATCTAATCAAAGATCCTATTAATGAAGCTAATACATCCGTTGCAGAACCGGTTATATCACAAGCACGAGATATTGTTATTGCACCTATAACTGAAGCTAGGGATATCATTGCAGTACCTATAACTGAGGCCCAAGATGCAATAAATCAGTTGATTCCCACTCCATCTCCTCAGGTTTCAAATCCAGCTACTATAATGACTATTACTGCTGATATTCAGTCCTTAAGGGATGCACAAAAACTAGATCTTGGCACATCAATTGATAATGTTTCATACCAAGGTGCTACATTAACATCTGATGAAGCAATTAATCTGATAAAAACGTATTTATTGAGTAATTTTTGTGGTGATTATCTATCTATTAATGATATCTGGGGGCACGAATTTGAACAGGCCTCAAATACTTGGACCCTTGTGAAAAATAATA
Protein-coding regions in this window:
- a CDS encoding tetratricopeptide repeat protein; protein product: EEETGPSIQTVSLDEEEEQTASNNRTVSPVENDQLITDLLKDGKSSIREFRYVEAIELFTKVLDINPGLSQGYNFRGIARRKIGEIDLAIEDYNMALHLNENYVEALNNRGVALDKKGDHDLAISDFTQAINIDSNNAHTYNNRATAYSNKGEYNLTLEDCTRAIQVDNTMADAYVNRGVAKVLLGLNDDAETDFESASSLGFDRNIIDSKVADLKNKNA